Proteins encoded in a region of the Planococcus shixiaomingii genome:
- a CDS encoding carbamoyl phosphate synthase small subunit: protein MKRYLILEDGTVFEGTAFGSEQASIGEIVFNTSMTGYQEILSDPSYCGQIVTMTYPLIGNYGINSDDFESISPAVKGLVVRELAEFPSNFRSNSTLDELFQTKNIPGIAEIDTRKLTRLIRSKGAIKGILTAAGEEVDVEAVIQQLKGIELPKDQVAQVSTARPYPSPGRGKRVILIDYGMKHGILRELNNRDCDVIVVPYNTTSREILSWGPDGVMLSNGPGDPKDVEECVQVVRELLGQVPVFGICLGHQLFARACGAETYKLKFGHRGGNHPVTDLTTGRVEITSQNHGYSVDENTLEGTRLAVTHTALNDSTIEGLKHLDFPAFTVQYHPESSPGPEDSNYLFDRFIDMMIANRKEQQYA, encoded by the coding sequence ATGAAACGATATTTGATCTTAGAAGACGGAACGGTATTCGAAGGAACGGCATTCGGCAGCGAACAAGCATCGATTGGGGAAATTGTCTTTAACACGAGCATGACAGGCTATCAGGAAATTCTATCCGATCCTTCCTACTGCGGACAAATTGTTACCATGACTTATCCGTTAATCGGCAACTACGGCATCAATAGCGATGATTTTGAATCGATATCTCCAGCGGTAAAAGGCTTGGTTGTGCGGGAACTGGCTGAATTTCCTTCCAACTTCAGAAGCAACTCGACGTTGGACGAATTGTTCCAAACTAAAAACATACCAGGAATAGCAGAAATTGATACCCGCAAATTAACCCGGTTGATCCGTTCAAAAGGCGCTATCAAAGGCATCTTGACAGCAGCCGGTGAAGAAGTGGACGTTGAAGCAGTCATACAGCAGCTAAAAGGCATCGAATTGCCAAAAGACCAAGTGGCTCAAGTATCCACTGCACGCCCTTATCCTAGCCCGGGCCGAGGAAAACGCGTCATTTTAATCGATTACGGCATGAAGCACGGCATCTTGCGCGAACTCAATAACCGTGACTGCGACGTCATCGTCGTGCCTTATAACACGACATCAAGAGAAATCCTGTCCTGGGGGCCGGACGGCGTCATGCTGTCAAACGGACCTGGAGATCCGAAAGACGTTGAAGAATGCGTTCAAGTGGTGCGCGAGCTGCTTGGCCAGGTGCCGGTATTCGGCATTTGCTTAGGCCATCAGCTCTTCGCCCGCGCATGCGGAGCGGAAACGTACAAATTGAAATTCGGCCACCGCGGCGGCAACCATCCGGTAACCGACTTGACAACAGGACGAGTGGAAATCACTTCTCAAAACCACGGCTACTCAGTAGACGAAAATACACTTGAAGGCACTCGCTTGGCAGTCACTCACACGGCTCTGAACGATAGCACCATCGAAGGATTGAAGCACTTGGATTTCCCGGCTTTCACTGTCCAATACCATCCGGAATCCTCGCCAGGACCGGAAGATTCAAATTACTTATTCGACCGCTTTATCGACATGATGATCGCAAACCGAAAGGAGCAGCAATATGCCTAA
- a CDS encoding dihydroorotase has translation MNLFIKNVHMLQNGELAPTDIRITNGQIEEIGMGLSPQGEQEIDGDGRMIAPGFVDVHVHLREPGGEQKETIESGTKSAAKGGYTTICAMPNTRPVPDSIENLEKVNALIEKNALIRVLPYASITIREAGKERTNLTQLKDHGAFAFTDDGVGIQQAGMMYETMQDAAKLDMTVVAHCEDNSLIYDGVMHEGKRSAELGLKGIPSIAESVHIARDILLAEAAGAHYHVCHISTKESVRVVRDAKRAGVKVTTEVCPHHLLLSEDDIPGDDANWKMNPPLRAKEDVEALHEGLLDGTIDFIVTDHAPHTAEEKSNGMDNAPFGIVGLETAFPLLYTNYVETGKWTLQQLVDWMTIKPSETFNLPYGKIEAGQTADLVLLDLEKEQPIEAENFLSKGKNTPFGGWNCKGWPIMTIFGGQIVWQEETN, from the coding sequence ATGAACTTATTCATTAAAAATGTACACATGCTGCAAAACGGAGAATTGGCACCCACAGATATCCGAATTACGAATGGCCAAATCGAAGAAATCGGCATGGGGCTCTCCCCGCAAGGAGAACAAGAAATTGACGGCGACGGCCGGATGATCGCACCGGGATTTGTTGACGTTCACGTGCATTTGCGTGAACCAGGAGGCGAGCAAAAAGAAACGATCGAAAGCGGCACAAAATCGGCGGCAAAAGGCGGCTACACAACAATTTGCGCGATGCCGAATACGCGGCCAGTGCCAGACTCCATCGAAAATCTCGAGAAGGTCAACGCTTTGATCGAAAAAAATGCGCTTATCCGGGTATTGCCGTACGCTTCCATCACCATTCGGGAAGCGGGAAAAGAACGAACGAATTTAACCCAGCTAAAAGACCATGGCGCATTCGCCTTCACAGACGACGGAGTCGGCATCCAGCAAGCAGGCATGATGTATGAAACGATGCAGGATGCAGCCAAACTCGACATGACGGTGGTGGCCCATTGCGAAGACAATTCCTTAATCTACGACGGCGTCATGCACGAAGGCAAGCGCAGTGCAGAACTCGGACTGAAAGGGATACCTTCCATAGCGGAATCGGTACATATTGCGCGCGATATTTTATTAGCAGAAGCAGCTGGAGCTCATTACCATGTGTGCCACATCAGTACGAAAGAATCGGTCCGGGTTGTCCGGGATGCAAAACGCGCGGGAGTAAAGGTTACGACGGAAGTATGCCCGCACCATTTGCTGCTTAGCGAAGACGATATTCCGGGAGACGATGCCAACTGGAAAATGAACCCGCCGCTCCGTGCCAAAGAAGATGTTGAAGCCCTTCACGAAGGCTTGCTCGATGGCACAATCGACTTTATCGTGACAGACCATGCACCGCATACAGCAGAAGAAAAATCGAACGGCATGGATAATGCACCATTTGGCATTGTCGGCTTGGAAACAGCGTTCCCGCTGCTTTACACGAATTATGTGGAAACGGGAAAATGGACGCTTCAGCAGTTGGTTGACTGGATGACCATCAAGCCAAGCGAAACTTTCAACTTGCCTTACGGAAAAATTGAAGCAGGGCAGACGGCTGACTTGGTGCTGCTAGATTTGGAAAAAGAGCAGCCAATTGAAGCTGAAAACTTTTTATCTAAAGGAAAAAACACACCGTTCGGCGGCTGGAATTGCAAAGGATGGCCGATAATGACGATTTTTGGCGGACAAATTGTATGGCAGGAGGAGACAAATTGA
- a CDS encoding aspartate carbamoyltransferase catalytic subunit has protein sequence MPNLVTMNDLDQKTIMHLLERAGEYQRGERAPVEGTVVNLFFEPSTRTKMSFEMAQHKMGLTVLQFDTAFSSVLKGETLYDTVKTLEAIGVSGVVIRHEEEEYYKELENCRLSVINGGDGSGQHPTQSLLDLFTIYQEFGKIDGLHITIVGDIAHSRVAKSNAAALEMLGAKVSFVCPEAWSGSYETFEHIDDFIENTDVVMLLRVQHERHAVSAMFSKEDYHEKYGLTEKRERKMKPTAIIMHPAPINRGVEIADSLVECDRSRIFKQMANGVFVRMAVLEYALKGRD, from the coding sequence ATGCCGAACTTAGTGACGATGAACGACTTGGATCAAAAAACGATCATGCATCTGCTCGAGCGGGCAGGAGAATATCAGCGCGGAGAAAGAGCACCCGTGGAAGGAACGGTCGTAAATTTGTTTTTTGAACCGAGTACGCGAACAAAGATGAGTTTTGAAATGGCTCAGCACAAAATGGGGTTGACGGTTCTGCAGTTTGATACAGCCTTTTCAAGCGTCTTGAAAGGAGAGACGTTGTACGACACAGTCAAAACCTTGGAAGCGATCGGGGTCAGCGGTGTTGTCATCCGGCACGAAGAAGAAGAATACTACAAGGAACTGGAAAACTGCCGGCTCTCAGTTATCAACGGAGGAGACGGGTCAGGCCAGCATCCGACGCAGTCGCTGCTCGATTTGTTCACCATCTACCAGGAATTCGGAAAAATCGACGGGCTCCACATCACCATCGTCGGAGACATCGCGCATAGCCGTGTAGCGAAATCCAATGCGGCGGCGCTGGAAATGTTGGGGGCCAAAGTGTCGTTTGTCTGCCCGGAAGCCTGGAGCGGCTCCTATGAAACCTTTGAGCACATAGACGATTTTATCGAAAACACCGACGTTGTCATGCTGCTGCGGGTCCAGCATGAGCGCCATGCAGTATCAGCGATGTTTTCCAAAGAAGATTACCATGAAAAATACGGATTGACAGAAAAACGCGAACGCAAAATGAAACCAACCGCTATCATCATGCACCCGGCTCCAATCAACCGTGGAGTGGAAATTGCCGATTCACTGGTAGAGTGTGACCGCTCACGAATTTTCAAACAAATGGCAAACGGCGTGTTTGTCCGTATGGCAGTACTTGAATATGCATTGAAAGGGAGAGATTGA
- a CDS encoding uracil-xanthine permease family protein, with the protein MNEAVLDVQDKPKAAQWISLSLQHMFAMFGATILVPQLVGLSPAIALLTSGIATLIFILITQFKVPAYLGSSFAFIVPITIATQSGGIGSAMIGAMFVSLVYAIVSLVIWKTGYQWLMRLLPPIVVGPVIIVIGLALSGTAVDMAMNITVEGAKQYSLIHFSAALVTLITAIVCTIYFKNIISLMPVLIGIIVGYAYSAAVGIINFAPIVKADWIAAPDFLIPGVDYSFQVTPTLIFVMVPIAIVTISEHIGHQLVLGKVVDRNYIKDPGLHRSILGDGIGTFISSLVGGPPKTTYGENIGVLAITRVYSIYVIIGAAVFAILFSFFGKLMAVIATIPTAVLGGISILLFGIIASSGLRMLVDNNINFGDKRNLVIASVILVIGIGGAKIEFSETFQVGGMALAAIVGVFLNLILPGRNNDELDDGTK; encoded by the coding sequence GTGAATGAAGCCGTTTTAGATGTACAGGATAAACCAAAAGCAGCGCAATGGATTTCGTTAAGCTTACAGCACATGTTCGCCATGTTCGGCGCGACGATCCTTGTACCGCAGCTAGTGGGCCTAAGCCCGGCAATCGCGCTGCTTACAAGCGGCATTGCAACACTAATCTTTATCTTAATCACTCAGTTTAAAGTACCGGCCTATCTCGGGTCATCGTTCGCCTTTATCGTGCCGATAACAATTGCAACGCAATCAGGCGGAATTGGTTCAGCAATGATTGGCGCCATGTTCGTTTCACTCGTTTATGCCATTGTCTCACTGGTCATCTGGAAAACGGGGTATCAATGGCTCATGCGTTTGCTTCCTCCGATCGTCGTCGGGCCGGTCATCATCGTTATCGGGTTAGCACTTTCCGGGACAGCGGTAGACATGGCCATGAATATTACGGTCGAAGGCGCGAAACAATACAGCTTAATCCATTTTTCAGCAGCGCTGGTAACATTGATTACAGCCATCGTTTGCACAATTTATTTTAAAAACATCATTTCCTTAATGCCGGTGTTGATCGGAATCATTGTCGGATACGCCTATTCAGCGGCAGTCGGAATCATCAACTTTGCTCCGATTGTGAAAGCGGATTGGATTGCCGCTCCGGACTTTCTGATTCCGGGCGTCGATTATTCATTCCAAGTAACGCCGACTTTAATCTTCGTCATGGTGCCGATTGCGATCGTAACCATTTCGGAACATATCGGGCACCAGCTCGTGCTCGGAAAAGTAGTAGACCGCAACTACATAAAAGATCCGGGGCTTCACCGTTCGATTTTAGGGGACGGAATCGGAACTTTCATTTCCTCCCTAGTCGGAGGACCACCAAAGACAACATACGGAGAAAATATCGGCGTACTGGCCATCACTCGGGTATACAGCATTTATGTCATCATCGGCGCAGCGGTATTCGCCATCTTGTTTTCCTTCTTCGGTAAACTGATGGCTGTCATCGCTACGATTCCAACCGCAGTCCTTGGCGGAATTTCGATTCTGCTTTTCGGAATCATCGCCTCATCAGGCTTGCGGATGCTGGTGGACAATAACATCAACTTTGGAGACAAACGCAATTTGGTCATCGCATCAGTCATCCTGGTCATCGGGATTGGCGGAGCGAAAATCGAATTCAGCGAAACGTTCCAAGTGGGCGGCATGGCATTAGCGGCGATTGTTGGAGTGTTTCTCAATTTGATCCTGCCAGGACGCAACAATGACGAATTAGACGACGGAACTAAATAA
- the pyrR gene encoding bifunctional pyr operon transcriptional regulator/uracil phosphoribosyltransferase PyrR: MTEKADILDEQAVTRAITRIAHEIIERNKGIDDCILVGIKTRGAFIAKRLAEKIEKIEGKAIMTGELDITLYRDDLSVKNKNQEPLVQQVDITHNISNKKVVLVDDVLYTGRTVRAAMDAVMDLGRPAQIQLAVLIDRGHRELPIRADYVGKNIPTSSDERIVVQMVESDGKDRVAIHE, encoded by the coding sequence ATGACAGAAAAAGCGGACATTTTGGATGAGCAGGCAGTTACTCGGGCAATTACCCGAATCGCTCATGAAATCATCGAACGCAATAAAGGAATAGACGACTGCATCTTGGTCGGCATCAAAACAAGAGGCGCCTTTATCGCGAAACGCCTTGCAGAGAAAATTGAGAAGATTGAAGGCAAGGCGATCATGACAGGCGAACTGGACATCACGCTGTACCGGGACGATTTGAGCGTCAAAAACAAAAACCAAGAACCGCTCGTCCAGCAAGTGGACATCACCCATAACATCTCGAACAAAAAAGTAGTGTTAGTCGACGACGTTCTCTATACGGGCAGAACAGTGCGTGCCGCGATGGATGCGGTAATGGACTTAGGGCGTCCGGCGCAAATCCAGCTGGCTGTGCTGATTGACCGGGGACACCGGGAATTGCCAATCCGCGCGGACTATGTCGGGAAAAACATACCGACGTCAAGCGATGAGCGCATCGTCGTTCAAATGGTGGAAAGCGACGGCAAAGACCGCGTTGCCATACACGAATAG
- a CDS encoding RluA family pseudouridine synthase, with product MEDLIIEITEEMAGERIDKAVSSIDEDWSRSQIQGWVREGAVKVNGETVKPNYKVRLDDVIIVTPPVLEELDVVAENLYLEVVYEDQDVLVVNKPKGMVVHPAPGHSSGTLVNGLMHHCTDLSGINGVVRPGIVHRIDKDTSGLLMVAKNDAAHTSLVDQLVKKTVTRKYLALVHGHIPHDKGTIDAPIARDAKERQNMAVVDKGKHAITHFRVLERFGDFTLVECRLETGRTHQIRVHMKYIGFPLVGDPKYGPKKTMDIGGQALHAEVIGFIHPRTDEYMEFSSEPPVEFTELLESLRKKD from the coding sequence ATGGAAGATTTAATAATAGAAATAACAGAAGAAATGGCTGGCGAACGCATCGACAAAGCAGTTTCTTCAATCGATGAAGATTGGTCACGCTCACAGATCCAAGGCTGGGTCAGAGAAGGCGCAGTGAAAGTCAATGGCGAAACCGTCAAGCCGAATTACAAAGTGCGTTTAGATGATGTTATTATCGTAACGCCACCCGTTCTTGAAGAGCTGGATGTAGTGGCAGAAAATTTATATTTAGAAGTAGTCTACGAAGACCAGGATGTTTTGGTTGTCAACAAACCAAAAGGCATGGTCGTCCATCCGGCTCCAGGACATTCTTCTGGAACTTTAGTAAACGGTTTGATGCACCACTGCACGGATCTTTCCGGCATTAACGGCGTAGTACGCCCAGGAATTGTCCACCGCATCGATAAAGATACGTCAGGCCTTTTAATGGTCGCTAAAAACGATGCTGCGCATACGTCGTTAGTGGATCAATTGGTGAAAAAGACCGTTACAAGAAAGTACTTGGCTTTGGTCCATGGGCATATTCCTCATGACAAAGGCACAATCGATGCACCGATCGCACGCGATGCGAAAGAACGCCAAAACATGGCGGTTGTCGATAAAGGAAAACATGCCATCACGCATTTCCGTGTATTGGAGCGTTTCGGCGATTTTACGCTTGTGGAATGCCGTCTTGAAACAGGCCGCACGCATCAAATTCGTGTTCACATGAAGTATATCGGCTTCCCGCTTGTCGGAGATCCGAAGTACGGACCGAAGAAAACGATGGACATCGGCGGGCAAGCATTGCATGCCGAAGTGATCGGTTTCATCCACCCGAGAACAGACGAATACATGGAATTTTCTTCAGAGCCGCCGGTAGAATTTACAGAGCTTTTGGAGTCTCTTCGAAAGAAAGATTGA
- the lspA gene encoding signal peptidase II: protein MFIYYGIALLIVVVDQWTKWLVMKNMELGERIILADPYLAWLSHRNRGAAWGMLEGQMWLFAIITVAVIIGILYYFHKHAQGKPLFQLSLMVILGGAIGNFIDRMLRGEVVDFVDVLIPIINYEFPIFNVADAALSVGVVLMIIFIIYDEKQEKKKVS, encoded by the coding sequence ATGTTTATTTATTATGGAATTGCCTTGCTGATCGTTGTGGTGGATCAGTGGACGAAATGGCTGGTTATGAAAAATATGGAGCTGGGGGAACGCATTATTTTAGCGGATCCATACCTGGCTTGGCTGTCGCACCGGAATCGTGGCGCGGCATGGGGAATGCTTGAAGGACAGATGTGGCTGTTTGCGATAATTACAGTAGCTGTTATTATCGGAATCCTATACTATTTTCACAAACATGCACAAGGAAAACCGTTGTTTCAACTGAGTTTAATGGTAATTCTTGGGGGCGCAATCGGCAATTTCATTGATCGTATGTTGCGCGGAGAAGTGGTAGACTTTGTGGATGTGCTGATTCCTATAATCAATTATGAATTCCCGATTTTCAATGTAGCGGATGCTGCTTTGTCGGTCGGAGTAGTTCTCATGATCATTTTTATCATTTATGACGAAAAACAAGAAAAGAAAAAGGTGTCTTAA
- a CDS encoding alpha/beta fold hydrolase, whose translation MALHFKEYGDKSAPLMLFIHGGGVSSWMWEEQIHYFTRFHCIVPDLPEHGLSIQQNEFSIHESAELLIKLIEEKAKGKQVILIGFSLGSQVLIQILSSRPDLIDIAIVNSALTRPFPYAKKFIRPTISLSFPLIKRRWFSKFQAKQLYINEAYFEKYFEESCQLEPETLIRVLEENMSFKIPAGFGKADAKILVTVGENEKSIMKKSAKDIVDANSNCIGIVIPGIGHGVPLAMPDFFNHMIETWVNQGEVPKECR comes from the coding sequence TTGGCTTTGCATTTCAAAGAATATGGCGATAAAAGTGCTCCTTTGATGTTATTTATACATGGCGGCGGAGTGAGCAGTTGGATGTGGGAAGAACAAATCCACTACTTCACCCGGTTTCATTGCATTGTTCCAGACTTGCCAGAACATGGACTGAGCATTCAGCAAAACGAATTTTCCATACATGAAAGTGCAGAATTACTAATAAAATTGATTGAAGAAAAGGCAAAAGGAAAGCAAGTAATCTTGATCGGGTTTTCTTTAGGCTCGCAAGTACTCATTCAAATATTAAGCAGCAGACCTGATTTGATTGATATCGCCATTGTAAACAGTGCATTAACCAGACCCTTTCCGTATGCAAAAAAATTTATCCGTCCTACAATTAGCCTGTCGTTTCCTCTGATTAAAAGAAGATGGTTTTCCAAATTTCAAGCAAAACAATTGTATATAAATGAGGCTTATTTTGAAAAATATTTTGAAGAAAGTTGCCAACTAGAGCCGGAAACGCTTATTAGGGTGCTAGAAGAAAACATGTCGTTTAAAATTCCTGCCGGTTTTGGAAAAGCAGATGCTAAAATTTTGGTCACTGTTGGCGAAAATGAAAAATCCATTATGAAAAAATCCGCTAAAGATATTGTCGATGCAAACTCGAATTGTATTGGCATAGTAATACCGGGCATTGGCCATGGAGTTCCTTTAGCCATGCCAGACTTCTTTAATCACATGATAGAGACATGGGTAAATCAAGGTGAAGTGCCAAAAGAATGCAGATGA
- the ileS gene encoding isoleucine--tRNA ligase — protein MDYKDTLLMPKTDFPMRGNLPNREPEMQKKWEEMDIYRQVLDRTKDRPHFILHDGPPYANGDLHMGHALNKVLKDMIVRSRSMMGFYAPYVPGWDTHGLPIEQALTNKGVNRKELSLAEFRKLCADYAYEQIDNQRSQFKRIGVRGDWDNPYVTLKPSYEARQIEVFGAMANKGYIYKGLKPVYWSPSSESSLAEAEIEYQDKKSPSIYVSFKVTDGKGVLAEGTKVLIWTTTPWTIPANLGITAHADFDYVEVSKDGSLYVVAKDLLEEVAKEVEWVDYEVVREFKGEQLEHILTKHPLYDRTSLMMLGEHVTTDSGTGFVHTAPGHGEDDFLVGKKYGLDVLCPVDEKGVMTEEAPGFEGQFYDKANKSITEALDEAGALEHLEFITHSYPHDWRTKKPVIYRATAQWFVSIEAFRDQILKAINETTFTPAWGETRLFNMLRDRGDWNISRQRVWGVPIPVFYAENGDAIITNETIAHIAELFRENGSNIWFERPAAELLPPGFTHPSSPNGIFTKETDIMDVWFDSGSSHQGVLVEREDLSYPADLYLEGSDQYRGWFNSSLTTSVAINGIAPYKGILSHGFTLDGNGRKMSKSLGNVIVPAKVMNQMGADILRLWVASVDYTADVRVSDDNFKQVSEVYRKIRNTLKFLHGNLADFNEKQHRVAFEDMREMDQYMAMKLQKMIETARKGYETYEFSSIYHALNGFCANDLSSFYLDVAKDVVYIESADHPHRRAMQTVMFDSLMALLKLAAPIIPHTADEMWGYLDFVNEASVQLTDFPVAEENAAFADLDSKWTQFMLIRDDVLKALEEARAAKTIGKSLEAKVTVYGSEEVKNLLASVDANVGQLFIVSQYEFGGAKDSAPENALQLSKVAVMVEKAEGEKCERCWTISEEIGKNEAHPTLCPRCASVVETQFV, from the coding sequence ATGGATTACAAAGATACGCTGTTAATGCCAAAAACGGATTTCCCAATGCGTGGAAATTTGCCGAACCGGGAACCAGAAATGCAGAAAAAATGGGAAGAAATGGATATTTATCGTCAGGTGCTGGACCGGACAAAAGACCGCCCTCATTTTATCCTTCATGACGGCCCCCCATACGCCAATGGCGATCTTCACATGGGCCACGCATTAAATAAAGTATTGAAAGACATGATTGTGCGCTCACGTTCGATGATGGGCTTTTATGCACCTTACGTGCCAGGCTGGGACACGCACGGTTTGCCAATCGAGCAAGCTTTGACAAATAAAGGCGTTAACCGCAAAGAATTATCGCTTGCTGAATTCCGCAAGTTGTGTGCGGATTACGCTTATGAACAAATCGACAACCAGCGCTCTCAATTCAAACGCATTGGTGTCCGCGGTGATTGGGACAATCCATACGTTACATTAAAACCATCTTATGAAGCCCGCCAAATTGAAGTGTTTGGAGCAATGGCCAATAAAGGGTACATCTACAAAGGATTGAAACCGGTATATTGGTCCCCTTCAAGCGAATCTTCGTTAGCTGAAGCGGAAATTGAATATCAAGATAAGAAATCTCCTTCTATCTATGTTTCGTTTAAAGTAACAGACGGCAAAGGCGTTTTGGCTGAAGGAACAAAGGTTCTGATCTGGACAACAACTCCGTGGACAATTCCAGCCAACCTTGGAATCACGGCTCATGCTGATTTCGACTATGTTGAGGTTTCGAAAGATGGCTCGTTGTACGTAGTTGCGAAAGATTTGTTGGAAGAAGTGGCAAAAGAAGTAGAATGGGTGGATTATGAAGTAGTGCGCGAATTCAAAGGCGAACAGCTGGAACATATTCTGACGAAACACCCGCTATATGACCGTACGTCATTGATGATGCTCGGTGAGCACGTGACGACCGATTCAGGTACTGGTTTTGTCCATACGGCTCCAGGACACGGGGAAGATGACTTTTTGGTCGGTAAGAAATACGGCTTAGACGTTCTTTGTCCTGTTGACGAAAAAGGTGTCATGACAGAAGAAGCGCCAGGATTTGAGGGTCAGTTCTACGATAAGGCCAATAAATCCATCACTGAAGCTTTGGATGAGGCAGGGGCTCTTGAACACTTAGAGTTCATCACACATTCATATCCTCATGACTGGCGGACGAAAAAACCGGTTATCTACCGGGCGACGGCTCAATGGTTTGTTTCGATCGAAGCATTCCGCGACCAGATCTTGAAAGCAATCAACGAAACAACGTTCACTCCGGCATGGGGCGAAACTCGTTTGTTCAATATGCTAAGAGACCGCGGCGATTGGAATATTTCACGCCAGCGTGTTTGGGGCGTTCCAATTCCGGTGTTTTATGCGGAAAATGGCGATGCCATCATTACTAACGAAACAATCGCACATATCGCGGAGCTGTTCCGTGAGAATGGGTCAAATATCTGGTTCGAACGTCCGGCCGCTGAATTATTGCCGCCTGGCTTTACGCATCCGAGCAGCCCGAACGGCATCTTCACAAAAGAAACCGACATCATGGATGTTTGGTTTGACTCAGGATCATCTCACCAAGGTGTCCTAGTTGAACGTGAAGATCTGTCGTACCCGGCTGATTTGTACCTGGAAGGTTCTGACCAGTACCGCGGATGGTTCAACTCATCTCTTACGACAAGTGTTGCCATCAACGGCATTGCACCGTACAAAGGCATTTTAAGCCACGGCTTTACGCTTGACGGCAATGGCCGTAAAATGAGTAAATCGCTCGGAAATGTAATCGTTCCGGCAAAAGTGATGAACCAAATGGGTGCAGACATCTTACGCCTATGGGTAGCATCAGTTGATTATACTGCTGACGTTCGCGTATCGGACGATAACTTCAAACAAGTATCGGAAGTTTACCGCAAAATCCGTAATACGCTGAAATTCCTTCACGGAAACTTGGCTGACTTTAACGAAAAACAACACCGCGTGGCCTTTGAAGACATGCGCGAAATGGATCAATACATGGCCATGAAACTGCAGAAAATGATCGAAACAGCACGCAAAGGCTACGAAACTTACGAATTCTCTTCCATCTATCATGCATTGAACGGTTTCTGTGCGAATGATTTGAGTTCGTTCTATCTTGACGTAGCGAAAGACGTTGTTTACATCGAATCGGCAGATCACCCGCATCGCCGTGCAATGCAGACGGTAATGTTCGATTCGTTGATGGCTCTTTTAAAATTGGCAGCACCGATCATCCCGCATACAGCTGATGAAATGTGGGGCTACTTGGACTTCGTCAACGAAGCAAGTGTACAGTTGACTGATTTCCCTGTAGCAGAGGAAAATGCAGCATTTGCAGATTTGGACAGCAAATGGACGCAGTTCATGTTGATCCGTGATGACGTGCTGAAAGCATTGGAAGAAGCTCGTGCTGCGAAAACAATCGGTAAATCGCTTGAAGCGAAAGTGACTGTTTACGGAAGCGAAGAAGTGAAAAACTTATTGGCTTCTGTTGACGCCAACGTCGGCCAATTGTTCATCGTCTCCCAGTATGAGTTTGGCGGTGCTAAAGACTCAGCTCCTGAAAATGCGCTGCAGTTAAGCAAAGTTGCAGTAATGGTTGAAAAAGCAGAAGGCGAGAAATGCGAACGCTGCTGGACAATCTCTGAAGAAATCGGAAAAAACGAAGCCCATCCGACACTTTGTCCGCGATGCGCATCAGTTGTTGAAACACAATTTGTTTAA
- a CDS encoding DivIVA domain-containing protein, whose product MPLSPLDIHNKEFGRAFRGYQEDEVNEFLDQIIKDYELLLKEKKELEERLKQTDERVGHFTTIETTLQKSIIVAQEAAEEVRRNAQKEAKLIVREAEKNGDRIVNESLTKARRIAMEIEELKKQSKVFRNRFKMIVEAQLDLIDTDDWETLMEYDVDTTNLDKLEDEKSDFRS is encoded by the coding sequence ATGCCATTATCCCCGCTGGATATACATAATAAAGAATTTGGCCGAGCATTTCGAGGTTACCAAGAAGATGAGGTAAACGAATTTCTCGATCAAATCATTAAAGATTATGAGCTGCTGCTGAAAGAGAAAAAAGAGCTTGAAGAACGGTTGAAGCAAACCGACGAACGGGTCGGCCACTTTACAACAATCGAAACGACGCTCCAAAAGTCTATTATTGTAGCTCAGGAAGCGGCTGAAGAAGTTCGCCGCAACGCACAAAAAGAAGCGAAACTTATTGTGCGGGAAGCAGAAAAAAATGGTGACCGCATTGTTAACGAATCGCTGACAAAAGCGCGCCGCATTGCAATGGAAATCGAAGAGTTGAAAAAACAATCAAAAGTGTTCCGCAATCGCTTCAAGATGATTGTAGAAGCTCAATTGGATTTGATCGATACGGACGATTGGGAAACTTTGATGGAATATGATGTAGATACAACAAATTTGGATAAGCTGGAAGACGAGAAAAGCGACTTCCGTTCTTGA